The Lepus europaeus isolate LE1 chromosome 21, mLepTim1.pri, whole genome shotgun sequence genome has a window encoding:
- the LOC133750420 gene encoding small ribosomal subunit protein eS27-like translates to MDVKCPGCYKITAVFSRAQTVVLCVGCSTVLCQPTGGCSFRRKQH, encoded by the coding sequence ATGGACGTAAAATGCCCAGGTTGCTACAAGATCACCGCGGTTTTCAGCCGTGCCCAAACAGTGGTTCTTTGTGTAGGCTGTTCTACAGTTTTGTGCCAGCCTACAGGAGGTTGTTCCTTTAGAAGAAAGCAACACTAG